In the Thermodesulfovibrio yellowstonii DSM 11347 genome, one interval contains:
- the dnaG gene encoding DNA primase: MDYQKVLEEIKHRLDIVELISEYIDLKKTGQNYKSLCPFHSEKTPSFFVNPSKQIFHCFGCGKGGDIVTFVMEYEKVSFLEAISILAQKTGLEFESVKKSISHISKERLYAIYESATRYYMEQLNNSENAKQYLIKRGINQKTIEIFQIGYAPAEKNSLYNFLKEKNFDDILINSSRLVSNSYDFFRNRIIIPIHDLTGRVIGFGGRLIDSSSELPKYINSPDTPIFKKGENLFGLWHSKQHIREKGYVIVVEGYMDVILCHQYGFKNVVAPLGTALTQEQLEKTKRILNNLKKFTNKILLIFDGDEAGIHAAQRSLLPLFYGGFIAKIVLLPEKEDPASFLQKYGDKAFKNYISKALSPIDLIIKTYPKNKLNEGIHSFLNSLSYLKDLIYRDELLKELSEKTGINEKTLRDELKQIVHNKNFKKEKINIKNYLVSKEEEILLRIALSYPEKINYILQKINIEDFEVTIIRNIFSKIEELQKHGQFSLNKLLNIIDEEEKTFISKLIMTSEIDEELIMQNMNDCLKSLAIKSIDKKIKKIAKSGDEKTLQELIRMKKNIIKNHNG, translated from the coding sequence ATGGATTATCAGAAAGTTTTAGAAGAAATAAAACACAGATTAGATATAGTAGAACTTATTTCCGAATACATAGATTTAAAAAAAACAGGTCAAAATTATAAGTCTCTTTGTCCTTTTCATTCAGAAAAAACTCCTTCATTTTTTGTAAACCCTTCAAAACAAATTTTCCATTGTTTCGGATGCGGAAAAGGTGGCGATATTGTCACTTTTGTGATGGAATATGAAAAAGTAAGCTTTCTTGAAGCTATCTCAATTCTTGCCCAAAAAACAGGTTTAGAATTTGAATCTGTAAAAAAAAGTATATCTCATATTTCCAAAGAAAGGCTTTATGCAATATACGAGAGTGCTACACGTTATTATATGGAACAGTTGAACAATTCTGAAAACGCCAAGCAATATCTTATAAAAAGAGGAATTAATCAAAAAACTATAGAAATTTTTCAAATTGGATATGCTCCTGCAGAAAAAAATTCTTTATATAATTTTTTAAAAGAGAAAAATTTTGATGATATCTTAATTAACTCATCCAGACTGGTTAGCAACTCTTATGATTTTTTCAGAAACAGAATTATTATCCCAATTCATGATTTAACAGGTAGAGTTATAGGATTCGGAGGAAGACTGATAGATTCATCATCTGAACTCCCAAAGTATATTAATTCTCCAGATACGCCGATATTTAAAAAAGGAGAAAATCTTTTTGGATTATGGCATTCAAAACAACACATTAGAGAAAAAGGATATGTAATTGTAGTGGAAGGATATATGGATGTAATCCTCTGTCATCAATATGGATTTAAAAATGTAGTTGCTCCTTTGGGAACTGCTCTTACCCAAGAACAGTTAGAAAAAACAAAAAGAATTTTGAATAATTTAAAAAAATTCACCAATAAAATATTATTAATATTTGATGGAGACGAAGCCGGAATTCATGCCGCACAAAGATCATTATTACCACTTTTTTATGGTGGTTTTATAGCCAAGATAGTTTTATTACCTGAAAAAGAAGACCCAGCCAGTTTTTTACAAAAATATGGAGATAAAGCATTCAAAAATTATATTTCAAAAGCTCTGTCTCCTATTGATTTAATTATAAAAACCTATCCAAAAAATAAATTGAATGAAGGAATTCACAGTTTTCTTAATAGTTTAAGCTATCTCAAAGACCTAATTTATAGGGATGAGCTTTTAAAAGAACTTTCAGAAAAAACGGGCATTAATGAAAAGACCCTCAGAGATGAACTTAAGCAAATTGTTCATAATAAAAACTTTAAAAAAGAAAAAATTAATATTAAAAATTATTTAGTCTCTAAAGAAGAAGAAATTCTTCTTCGTATAGCATTATCTTATCCTGAAAAAATCAATTATATATTGCAAAAAATTAATATTGAAGATTTTGAAGTGACGATAATAAGGAATATTTTTTCTAAAATAGAAGAGTTACAAAAACATGGTCAATTTTCATTGAATAAACTTTTAAATATAATTGATGAAGAAGAAAAGACATTTATTTCAAAATTGATTATGACTTCTGAAATTGATGAAGAGTTAATAATGCAAAATATGAATGATTGTCTTAAAAGTCTTGCTATTAAATCTATTGATAAAAAAATCAAAAAAATTGCAAAATCAGGAGATGAAAAAACTCTTCAGGAACTAATTAGAATGAAAAAAAATATTATAAAAAATCACAATGGATAA
- a CDS encoding sigma-70 family RNA polymerase sigma factor translates to MDKSKNFSEELAEKDQIVNKTSPTYDSLNLYFKCISSFPVLSKQEEKNLAKTITDKKMELIKELLHIPFVQKKIYELSNVFSKNPEKAKEMLDDEEEIDIEQIKERFIKVSENIKKIMRRKKTTKEFLKKIFDIPLRDELTNMFVEELDKFRREIIKGENLQPITGMTNEEFLDHFMTIKKIFNEFTEAKNKMIESNLKLVVSIAKKYTGRGLNLEDLIQEGNIGLMKAVEKFEYKKGFKFSTYSTWWIRQSINRAIAEHSKTIRIPVHVIDNICKINKIYRELYQNSENEPDIEEISLNLNIPSDKIADFLAISKEPVSIDMSLRDDDSLLKEFIEDMNSPNPYEEALHDDLKHLIEKVFSLLSKREKEILMRRYGINEEKPKSLDEVGKEFSVSRERIRQIELRAMRKLKRLCRLKWLREFIRES, encoded by the coding sequence ATGGATAAAAGTAAGAATTTTTCAGAGGAACTTGCAGAAAAAGATCAAATAGTGAATAAAACTTCACCAACCTATGATTCTTTAAACCTTTATTTTAAGTGTATTAGTTCATTTCCGGTTTTGTCAAAACAGGAAGAAAAAAATCTTGCCAAAACTATAACTGATAAAAAAATGGAGCTCATAAAAGAACTGCTTCATATACCTTTTGTTCAGAAAAAAATTTATGAATTAAGTAATGTCTTTTCAAAAAATCCTGAAAAAGCTAAAGAAATGCTGGATGATGAAGAAGAGATTGATATTGAACAAATTAAGGAAAGATTTATTAAAGTTTCAGAAAACATAAAAAAAATTATGAGAAGGAAAAAAACTACAAAAGAATTTTTGAAAAAAATTTTTGATATTCCCTTAAGAGATGAGTTAACAAATATGTTTGTAGAAGAACTTGATAAATTCAGAAGAGAAATTATAAAAGGTGAGAATTTACAGCCTATTACAGGGATGACAAATGAAGAATTTCTTGATCATTTTATGACTATAAAAAAGATATTCAATGAATTTACTGAGGCTAAAAATAAGATGATAGAATCAAATCTTAAACTTGTTGTAAGCATTGCTAAAAAGTATACAGGAAGAGGATTAAATCTTGAGGATTTAATTCAGGAAGGGAATATAGGACTTATGAAAGCAGTTGAAAAATTTGAATATAAAAAAGGATTTAAATTCAGCACATACTCAACATGGTGGATAAGACAATCAATCAATAGAGCAATTGCAGAACATTCAAAAACAATTAGAATTCCTGTGCATGTCATAGATAACATATGCAAAATAAATAAAATATATCGTGAGTTATATCAAAATTCTGAAAATGAACCCGATATTGAAGAAATCTCATTAAATTTAAATATACCGAGCGATAAAATTGCAGATTTTCTTGCAATAAGTAAAGAACCTGTATCAATAGACATGTCACTCAGAGATGATGATTCTTTGCTAAAAGAGTTTATAGAAGATATGAATTCTCCGAATCCCTATGAAGAAGCATTACATGATGATCTAAAACATTTAATTGAAAAAGTTTTTTCTTTATTGAGTAAAAGAGAAAAAGAAATATTGATGAGAAGATACGGAATAAATGAAGAAAAACCAAAAAGTCTTGATGAAGTTGGTAAGGAATTCTCAGTATCAAGGGAACGTATAAGACAGATTGAATTAAGAGCAATGAGAAAATTAAAACGGTTATGCAGGCTCAAATGGTTGCGGGAGTTTATTAGAGAATCTTGA
- the rpsU gene encoding 30S ribosomal protein S21, with amino-acid sequence MPSVNVRDMDSFEAALKMFKKQCEREGILSEIKKREHYEKPSVKRKKKVLAARKKLAKKMKMLSR; translated from the coding sequence ATGCCCTCTGTAAATGTTAGGGATATGGATTCATTTGAGGCAGCGCTGAAAATGTTTAAAAAGCAGTGCGAAAGAGAAGGAATACTTTCTGAAATTAAAAAAAGAGAACATTATGAAAAGCCAAGTGTTAAAAGAAAGAAAAAAGTTCTTGCTGCCAGAAAAAAATTAGCAAAAAAAATGAAAATGTTATCAAGGTAA